In the genome of Amia ocellicauda isolate fAmiCal2 chromosome 3, fAmiCal2.hap1, whole genome shotgun sequence, one region contains:
- the usp19 gene encoding ubiquitin carboxyl-terminal hydrolase 19 isoform X3 — MASTGEATGRRRPTRGIEDSTSRKKQKDKANQESKEAKRSGSTETKKDVFFDWKQNANEVIVKLRAGEGVVKLEDVDAAFSDTACQVKFPDGRQWSCVLHTEIESSCSKVQYKEKGNFLQLVMQKKIPFNIWPSLMRNKKEKDPINIQTENGKEQAGKLEKLEEEGVKAPVESTEQKRAKPDRGIKRAIKPKPAGKTERGTKGTETSKHNWKAELPTEPSAKRVIRTTSKAAKDTGHGTGRVSPAKGMGSTKVETGQDTVGPLSCNGRSTDQKSVRGSPAPAPQVGGAECQRADKPEAEVVEEGRGQSLVTETSAGVQTPPQDMTPPTEPSRNGEPQELHSTEGTVEPIVEKERQCQGELDSQVEKNVPELEVAGSGHFGTGEPASPALSKEASPCAKGMEEKSDETKEESLEMQPEVLEPMVNLKFVKNDSYEKGNDFMVVNVYMKGICRESSKVLFREQDFTLIFQTSDANFLRLQSGCGPNTVFKWQVKLRNLIHPDQSTYAFTPSRIDITLKKRHSQRWGGLEAPATQGAVGGAKVAVPSGLASLDKSQPGSSQHTLPNKEEPRTTEKEKARGDDGGLDTVAARTVSEHMPIKQEPLVTSPKPTCMVPPMTHASAGSEHPDEEEEKKVCLPGFTGLVNLGNTCFMNSVIQSLSNTRELRDYFHDRGFESEINCNNPLGTGGRLAIGFAVLLRALWKGTHHAFQPSKLKAIVASKASQFTGYAQHDAQEFMAFLLDGLHEDLNRIQNKPYTETVDSDGRQDEVVAEEAWQRHKMRNDSFVVDLFQGQYKSKLVCPICSKVSITFDPFLYLPVPLPQKQKVLTVFYFAKEPHKKPIKFLVSVSKENSSTTEVLESISRSVRVKPENLRLTEVIKSRFHRIFMSSSSLDAVSPSNTLFCFEVLSKELAKEKVLVLQVQQRPQVPSVPIAKCAACQKAPQSEDEKVKRCTRCYRVGYCNPTCQKNHWADHKHLCRPNTENIGYPFLISVTESRLTYSRLSQLLEGYSRYSVNVFQPPFQSGRVSPEVSQCRGDLPPIVSETVDSGCQEGTIEKEASCQASEGPADSEQASGDSTGKPDPLSDDSGFSEHKAESHGPSSEKETFCEKVVKPEAVVTGYQQPSESQARSASQFYIAVLDSENKEQKLEDKDDAVLQIAEDSSIILVWKNNERQKEYVLIKSKELESVEDPGSVSEAARAGHFTLEQCLNLFTKPEVLAPEEAWYCPKCKQHREASKQLMLWRLPNVLIIQLKRFSFRSFIWRDKINDMVDFPVRNLDLSKFCIGQKDDSQPPIYDLYAVINHYGGMIGGHYTAYARLPNDKNSQRSDVGWRLFDDSTVTTVEESQVVTRYAYVLFYRRQNSPVERPSRMPSPHGAESPAAAGATASQASLIWQELEEEEEEAGPRASRRLRAGVETQRASGALDSLSDYSDDDCVRYFILGTLAALLALVLNVLYPLISQGRWS; from the exons ATGGCCAGCACCGGCGAGGCCACCGGCCGCCGCAGACCAACCCGTGGGATAGAGGACAGCACCAGCAGGAAGAAGCAGAAAGACAAGGCCAACCAAGAAAGCAAGGAAGCCAAGCGGTCAGGTAGCACAGAAACCAAGAAAG ATGTGTTTTTTGACTGGAAGCAGAATGCCAATGAGGTGATTGTAAAGCTAAGGGCTGGAGAGGGAGTTGTGAAGCTAGAGGATGTTGATGCTGCGTTCTCGGATACGGCCTGTCAGGTTAAGTTCCCAG ATGGGCGTCAGTGGAGCTGTGTCCTGCACACCGAGATTGAGAGCTCCTGCAGTAAAgtgcagtacaaggagaagggCAACTTCCTGCAGCTGGTCATGCAGAAGAAGATCCCTTTCAACATCTGGCCGTCTCTGATG cgAAACAAGAAGGAAAAGGATCCCATTAACATTCAGACAGAGAATGGGAAAGAGCAGGCTGGGAAGTTGGAGAAACTGGAGGAAGAAGGGGTGAAGGCACCCGTAGAGTCAACTGAGCAGAAACGGGCAAAACCAGATCGGGGGATAAAACGTGCAATAAAGCCCAAACCAGCTGGAAAGACTGAGCGGGGCACAAAGGGTACAGAGACTTCAAAGCACAATTGGAAGGCAGAGTTACCAACTGAACCCAGTGCAAAACGTGTGATCCGCACTACGTCTAAAGCTGCTAAAGACACGGGGCATGGTACAGGGAGGGTCTCCCCCGCAAAAGGCATGGGAAGCACCAAAGTAGAGACTGGCCAGGATACAGTAGGTCCGCTCAGCTGCAACGGCAGGAGTACAGACCAGAAGAGTGTCCGAGGCTCTCCAGCGCCTGCGCCCCAGGTGGGCGGAGCTGAGTGTCAGAGGGCCGACAAACCCGAG GCAGAGGTGGTAGAAGAAGGTAGAGGCCAGTCTTTGGTCACTGAAACCAGTGCAGGTGTTCAGACCCCCCCCCAGGACATGACTCCCCCCACAGAACCCTCCAGGAATGGCGAACCTCAGGAGTTGCACAGCACAGAAGGGACTGTCGAGCCCATAGTTGAGAAAGAGAGACAATGCCAGGGAGAACTGGACTCTCAGGTCGAGAAAAACGTTCCTGAATTAGAGGTGGCTGGGTCTGGCCATTTTGGTACTGGGGAGCCTGCCTCACCAGCCCTCTCTAAAGAGGCCTCTCCTTGTGCAAAGGGTATGGAGGAAAAGAGTGATGAGACAAAAGAGGAGAGCTTGGAAATGCAGCCAGAAG TCTTGGAGCCCATGGTGAACTTGAAGTTTGTGAAGAACGACTCTTATGAGAAAGGGAACGACTTCATGGTGGTCAATGTGTACATGAAAGGGATCTGCAGGGAGAGCTCAAAGGTGCTGTTCAGGGAACAAGACTTCACACTCATCTTCCAGACCAG TGATGCAAATTTTCTGCGACTACAGTCGGGCTGTGGACCAAACACTGTCTTTAAATGGCAGGTCAAACTCAG GAACCTTATCCACCCTGACCAGAGCACCTATGCCTTCACCCCATCCCGGATCGACATCACTCTGAAGAAGAGGCACAGTCAGCGCTGGGGGGGCCTCGAGGCTCCAGCAACACAAG GTGCAGTGGGTGGCGCCAAGGTTGCTGTGCCCTCTGGGCTTGCTTCTCTAGATAAGAGCCAGCCTGGGAGTAGCCAGCATACCCTGCCCAACAAAGAGGAACCCAGGACGACAGAGAAGGAGAAGGCACGCGGAGACGACGGTGGCCTGGACACGGTGGCAGCCAGAACAGTGTCTGAGCACATGCCTATTAAGCAAGAGCCCCTTGTCACCTCA CCCAAGCCCACATGCATGGTGCCCCCGATGACCCATGCTTCTGCAGGCAGTGAGCACCccgatgaggaggaggagaagaaggtgTGTTTACCTGGCTTCACTGGCCTAGTCAACCTGGGCAACACCTGCTTCATGAACAGTGTCATCCAGTCTCTGTCCAACACCCGGGAGTTGAGGGACTACTTCCACG ATCGAGGCTTTGAGTCTGAGATCAACTGCAATAACCCCCTGGGCACTGGCGGGCGCCTTGCCATTGGCTTTGCCGTATTGCTACGGGCACTGTGGAAAGGCACTCACCATGCCTTCCAGCCCTCCAAACTCAAG GCGATTGTGGCGAGCAAGGCCAGCCAATTCACAGGCTATGCGCAGCACGATGCCCAGGAGTTCATGGCTTTCTTATTGGACGGGCTTCACGAGGACCTGAACAGGATCCAGAACAAACCCTACACAGAGACTGTAGACTCGGATGGCAGGCAGGATGAG GTGGTGGCAGAGGAGGCCTGGCAGAGGCACAAGATGCGGAACGATTCCTTTGTTGTGGACCTGTTCCAGGGACAGTACAAATCCAAGCTGGTGTGTCCAATCTGTTCCAAG GTGTCTATAACATTTGACCCATTCCTGTACCTGCCAGTCCCATTGCCTCAGAAACAGAAGGTCCtaactgtgttttattttgctaaGGAACCCCATAAGAAGCCAATCAAG TTCCTGGTGAGCGTCAGCAAGGAAAACTCCAGCACGACTGAAGTCTTGGAGTCCATTTCTAGGAGTGTACGAGTCAAACCGGAGAATCTGCGTCTCACTGAG GTCATTAAAAGTCGTTTTCACCGAATCTTCATGTCCTCGAGCTCGCTGGATGCCGTTTCACCCTCAAACACTCTCTTCTGTTTTGAAGTGCTGTCTAAGGAGCTTGCCAAGGAGAAAGTACTGGTGCTGCAGGTCCAACAG AGACCCCAGGTTCCCAGTGTGCCCATCGCTAAGTGTGCTGCCTGCCAGAAAGCACCTCAGTCAGAGGATGAGAAGGTGAAACGCTGCACTCGCTGCTACCGTGTGGGCTACTGCAACCC aACTTGTCAGAAGAATCATTGGGCTGATCACAAACATCTGTGCCGGCCGAACACGGAGAACATTGGCTACCCCTTCCTGATCAGCGTTACGGAGTCCCGGCTCACATACAGCCGGCTCTCACAGCTGCTGGAGGGCTACTCGAG ATACTCGGTCAACGTGTTTCAGCCACCCTTCCAATCGGGTCGGGTGTCTCCTGAGGTGAGCCAGTGTCGAGGAGATCTGCCCCCCATAGTGTCAGAGACTGTGGACAGTGGCTGCCAAGAGGGCACCATCGAAAAAGAGGCATCCTGCCAGGCCTCGGAGGGCCCTGCAGATTCAGAGCAGGCCTCAGGGGACTCCACCGGCAAGCCAGACCCCCTCAGCGATGACTCTGGCTTCTCCGAGCACAAGGCTGAGTCCCACGGTCCCTCAAGTGAGAAGGAGACATTCTGCGAGAAGGTGGTGAAGCCTGAAG CTGTAGTTACAGGCTATCAGCAGCCTAGTGAGTCCCAGGCCCGCTCTGCCTCACAGTTTTACATTGCTGTGCTcgactctgaaaacaaagagcaGAAGCTAGAGGACAAAG ATGATGCGGTGCTGCAGATCGCTGAGGACTCCTCCATCATCCTGGTTTGGAAGAACAACGAGCGGCAGAAGGAGTACGTCCTGATCAAGTCCAAGGAGCTGGAGTCTGTGGAGGACCCAGGGTCAGTCAGCGAGGCTGCCAGGGCTGGGCACTTCACCCTAGAGCAGTGCCTCAACCTCTTCACCAAGCCAGAGGTGCTAGCCCCCGAGGAGGCCTG GTACTGTCCGAAGTGCAAGCAGCACAGGGAGGCATCCAAACAGCTGATGCTGTGGCGGCTGCCCAACGTGCTGATCATCCAGCTCAAGCGCTTCTCCTTTCGCAGCTTCATCTGGAGGGACAAGATCAATGATATGGTGGACTTCCCTGTCAG aaacctggaccTTAGTAAGTTCTGCATCGGGCAGAAGGATGACAGCCAGCCTCCCATCTATGATTTGTACGCTGTGATTAATCATTATGGGGGTATGATTGGAGGACATTACACTGCGTATGCCAGACTGCCCAATGACAAGAACAGCCAGCGCAGTGACGTCG GCTGGCGCCTGTTTGATGACAGCACAGTCACCACCGTGGAGGAGAGCCAGGTGGTGACACGCTATGCCTACGTCCTGTTCTACCGCCGCCAAAACTCCCCCGTAGAGAGACCCTCGCGAATGCCCAGCCCCCATGGCGCAGAGTCCCCGGCAGCTGCAGGAGCCACAGCCAGCCAG GCTTCTCTAATATGGCAGGaactggaggaagaggaggaagaggccGGGCCACGAGCAAGCAGAAGGCTGCGGGCAGGAGTGGAGACCCAGCGAGCCTCGGGGGCACTGGACAGCCTCTCCGATTACTCAGACGATGACTGCGTCCGATATTTTATCCTGGGCACCTTGGCGGCATTGCTGGCCTTGGTCCTCAACGTGCTGTATCCCCTGATCTCTCAGGGCCGATGGAGCTAG